The following are encoded in a window of Deltaproteobacteria bacterium genomic DNA:
- a CDS encoding MoxR family ATPase, giving the protein MQLPADIQALTEDVKQASATVDRLTAEVSKVIVGQRYMVERVLIGILCGEHILLEGVPGLAKTLAVNTFARAISGTFARVQFTPDLLPADLVGTMIYDQKSGDFKAKKGPLFANLVLADEINRAPAKVQSALLEAMQEHQVTLGDTTYKLPEPFLVFATQNPIEQQGTYPLPEAQVDRFMLKLKVGYPTRNEEREIISRHSAGHAPTPNEVVTPEEILALRELVRRIYVDERITSYILDLVFATRDPKSMGLDHLEPLIQLGASPRASLYLTIAARAFAFLNHRAFVIADDVHTIAPDVLRHRIIGTYEAEAEGLSSDDIVARVLEKVKKP; this is encoded by the coding sequence ATGCAACTGCCCGCTGACATTCAGGCTCTCACCGAGGACGTCAAACAGGCGTCCGCCACCGTCGACCGGCTCACCGCGGAAGTCTCCAAGGTCATCGTCGGCCAGCGCTACATGGTCGAGCGCGTGCTGATCGGCATCCTGTGCGGCGAGCACATCCTGCTCGAAGGCGTGCCCGGCCTCGCCAAGACCCTCGCGGTCAACACCTTCGCCCGCGCGATCAGCGGCACCTTCGCGCGCGTGCAGTTCACGCCCGATCTGCTGCCCGCGGATCTCGTCGGTACGATGATCTACGATCAGAAATCCGGCGACTTCAAGGCGAAAAAAGGCCCGCTCTTCGCCAACCTCGTCCTCGCCGACGAAATCAACCGCGCCCCCGCCAAGGTGCAGTCGGCGCTGCTCGAAGCCATGCAGGAGCACCAGGTCACCCTCGGCGACACCACCTACAAGCTGCCCGAGCCCTTCCTCGTCTTCGCAACGCAAAACCCCATCGAGCAGCAGGGCACCTATCCGCTGCCCGAGGCGCAGGTCGACCGCTTCATGCTCAAGCTCAAAGTCGGCTACCCGACGCGCAACGAGGAACGCGAGATCATCAGCCGCCACAGCGCGGGCCACGCGCCGACTCCGAACGAAGTCGTCACGCCCGAAGAGATCCTCGCGCTGCGCGAACTGGTGCGTCGCATCTATGTGGACGAGCGCATCACGAGCTACATCCTCGATCTGGTCTTCGCCACGCGCGATCCCAAGTCGATGGGCCTCGATCACCTGGAACCGCTGATCCAGCTCGGCGCGAGCCCGCGCGCGAGCCTCTACCTCACCATCGCGGCGCGCGCGTTCGCGTTCCTCAACCACCGCGCGTTCGTCATCGCCGACGACGTGCACACCATCGCGCCCGACGTGCTGCGCCACCGCATCATCGGCACCTACGAGGCCGAGGCCGAGGGATTGTCGAGTGACGACATCGTGGCCCGCGTGCTGGAAAAGGTGAAAAAGCCCTAA
- a CDS encoding 2-oxo acid dehydrogenase subunit E2, producing the protein MFEFKLPDLGEGVHEGEVLKWFVKPGDTIAEDAPLIEVETDKAAVTIPSPRGGRVVSIHGEVGQVIHTGDVICVIDDAGAKPFAKKPAESKPPETAKVVEPAKAATPAPVAAKSAEPGRPVPAAPATRKLARELGVDIRLVAPSGPAGRVTSEDVRAFASGSVSARPVAAADESVPAFVPGAAAVPFVVVEPLPDFSVFGPVEKEQLRSVRRKIAVRMATSMTIVPHVAHIDDADVTELDAARLRLRETMKDKPEGRITLLSFVAKAVISALRAFPGFNASLDPVRQEIVYKRYYNLGIACDSPKGLVVPVVRDADRKSIAEIAASIADVAARARAEKLAAQDFQGGTFTITNIGPIGGRLATPVINYPEVAILAMFRVEERPVVRDGQIVIRKMLPLVLGFDHRVVDGADAARFVNHVIARLQDPIRLLVEA; encoded by the coding sequence GTGTTCGAGTTCAAATTGCCGGATCTGGGCGAGGGCGTTCACGAGGGCGAGGTGCTGAAGTGGTTCGTGAAACCCGGCGACACCATCGCCGAGGACGCGCCGCTCATCGAGGTCGAGACCGACAAGGCGGCCGTCACGATTCCCTCGCCGCGCGGCGGGCGCGTCGTGTCGATCCACGGCGAGGTCGGCCAGGTCATCCACACCGGCGACGTGATCTGCGTGATCGACGACGCCGGCGCGAAGCCATTCGCGAAAAAGCCCGCCGAGTCGAAGCCGCCCGAGACGGCCAAGGTTGTCGAGCCCGCGAAGGCGGCGACGCCCGCGCCCGTCGCGGCGAAATCCGCCGAGCCCGGTCGCCCCGTTCCCGCCGCGCCCGCGACGCGCAAGCTCGCCCGCGAACTCGGCGTGGATATCCGCCTCGTCGCGCCCTCGGGACCGGCGGGACGCGTGACGTCCGAGGACGTGCGCGCGTTCGCGTCCGGGTCGGTGTCGGCGCGACCGGTCGCAGCGGCCGATGAATCGGTCCCCGCGTTCGTCCCCGGCGCGGCGGCGGTGCCCTTCGTCGTCGTCGAACCGCTGCCCGACTTCTCGGTTTTTGGACCCGTGGAGAAGGAACAACTGCGTTCCGTGCGACGCAAGATCGCCGTGCGCATGGCGACCTCGATGACGATCGTCCCGCACGTCGCGCACATCGACGACGCCGACGTGACCGAGCTCGACGCCGCGCGCCTGCGTCTGCGCGAGACGATGAAGGACAAACCTGAGGGCCGCATCACGCTCCTTTCGTTCGTCGCCAAGGCGGTGATTTCCGCCCTGCGCGCGTTCCCGGGGTTCAACGCGAGCCTTGATCCCGTTCGCCAGGAGATCGTATACAAGCGCTATTACAACCTCGGCATCGCGTGCGATTCGCCCAAGGGCCTCGTGGTGCCCGTCGTGCGCGACGCGGATCGGAAAAGCATCGCCGAGATCGCCGCGTCGATCGCCGACGTCGCCGCGCGCGCCCGCGCCGAAAAACTCGCCGCGCAGGACTTTCAGGGCGGCACCTTCACGATCACCAACATCGGTCCCATCGGCGGGCGACTCGCCACGCCGGTCATCAACTACCCCGAGGTCGCCATCCTCGCCATGTTCCGCGTCGAGGAGCGCCCCGTGGTGCGCGACGGCCAAATCGTGATCCGCAAGATGCTGCCGCTCGTGCTCGGTTTCGACCACCGAGTGGTGGACGGCGCCGACGCCGCGCGCTTCGTCAACCACGTCATCGCGCGCCTGCAGGACCCGATCCGCCTGCTCGTCGAGGCGTGA
- the argC gene encoding N-acetyl-gamma-glutamyl-phosphate reductase, with product MTLRVAVIGAAGYVGGELLRLLATHPEVGEVRAVSRTHPGKRWGEVHPAFAFDRERVFTGDAPEVVAREADVVFLALGHGESSRVMPSILETRPRLVVDLGADFRLTDVAEYQKHYGEHPCFDLCTSFVYGLPEARRDALKSATRVANPGCMATATQLAILPLVATGLLPERTAVFAITGSSGAGQTPKPTTHHPFRASNVFVYKPLAHQHEAEINRLVGEVAGRNLGVRMIAHSGPFVRGIHAAVHVTSSDLSGRDIGALYRDRYSGEPFVRVMDEPPHVAAVAGTNFAYVSVEQRGDETLVTCVIDNLMKGAAGQALHNMNIALGLPETTGLNAPGVFPY from the coding sequence GTGACCCTTCGTGTCGCTGTCATCGGCGCGGCCGGCTACGTCGGCGGCGAACTGCTCCGTCTCCTCGCGACGCATCCCGAGGTCGGCGAGGTCCGCGCCGTCTCGCGCACGCATCCCGGCAAGCGCTGGGGCGAGGTGCATCCCGCCTTCGCCTTCGATCGCGAGCGCGTGTTCACGGGCGACGCACCCGAGGTCGTCGCGCGGGAAGCCGACGTGGTTTTTCTCGCGCTCGGCCACGGGGAAAGCTCGCGCGTGATGCCGTCGATTCTCGAAACCCGCCCGCGACTCGTCGTCGATCTTGGAGCGGACTTTCGGCTCACCGACGTTGCGGAGTATCAAAAGCACTACGGCGAGCATCCGTGTTTCGACCTGTGCACGAGCTTCGTGTACGGCCTGCCCGAGGCGCGTCGCGACGCGCTGAAATCAGCCACGCGCGTCGCGAATCCCGGCTGCATGGCGACGGCGACGCAGCTTGCGATTCTTCCGCTCGTCGCGACGGGATTGCTTCCCGAGCGCACGGCGGTTTTCGCGATCACGGGATCGAGCGGCGCGGGCCAGACGCCCAAACCGACGACGCACCACCCGTTTCGCGCGTCCAACGTGTTCGTCTACAAACCGCTCGCGCACCAGCACGAGGCCGAGATCAACCGGCTCGTCGGCGAGGTCGCCGGTCGCAACCTTGGCGTGCGGATGATCGCGCACTCGGGTCCCTTCGTGCGCGGTATCCACGCCGCGGTTCACGTAACCTCGTCCGATCTGAGCGGGCGCGATATTGGAGCGCTGTATCGCGATCGATACTCGGGCGAGCCGTTCGTGCGCGTGATGGACGAACCGCCGCACGTCGCCGCCGTCGCGGGGACGAATTTTGCGTACGTGTCCGTGGAACAACGTGGCGACGAGACGCTCGTCACCTGCGTGATCGACAATTTGATGAAAGGCGCGGCGGGACAGGCGCTGCACAACATGAACATCGCACTCGGCCTGCCCGAAACCACGGGGCTCAACGCGCCGGGCGTGTTTCCATACTGA
- a CDS encoding arginine repressor, with protein sequence MNSTQRRRHAIRRIIAQRAVATQQELVDLLQRAGIEATQSSVSRDIAHLGLVKIGGRYAIPTERGFLSETPIEILSAEPADAIAVVKLPPGQASLLGVRIDSVGWPEVVGTVAGDDTLMVACRDRQARNLVLARLFAGVNSRKDKASDE encoded by the coding sequence ATGAACTCGACGCAGCGACGCCGCCACGCGATTCGCCGCATCATCGCGCAGCGCGCGGTGGCGACCCAGCAGGAACTCGTCGATCTACTCCAGCGCGCGGGGATCGAGGCGACGCAAAGCTCCGTCTCGCGCGACATCGCGCACCTGGGCCTCGTCAAAATCGGCGGGCGTTATGCGATTCCCACCGAGCGCGGATTTCTGTCGGAAACGCCGATCGAGATTCTCTCGGCGGAACCGGCGGACGCGATCGCCGTGGTCAAACTGCCGCCGGGGCAGGCATCGTTGCTCGGCGTGCGGATCGACAGCGTGGGCTGGCCCGAGGTGGTGGGAACGGTCGCGGGAGACGACACGCTGATGGTGGCCTGCCGCGACCGACAGGCTCGAAATCTGGTGCTGGCACGACTTTTTGCCGGCGTGAATTCACGAAAGGACAAGGCGAGCGATGAGTGA
- the pdhA gene encoding pyruvate dehydrogenase (acetyl-transferring) E1 component subunit alpha — MPLKEIERFSVSYLQVLDEHGKLDAKLDPKIPKDTLVRLYHAMVMSRETDQRMLKLQRQGRIGTFPPSTGQEAPTSAAAAAMGPKDWFVGCFRDLGARWLFGESIARFLLYHAGWEEGNITPGVDRCLPMSVPIASQIPHAVGVAYAMQYRGDRAAVVTHFGDGATSEGDFHEAMNFAAVWKSPVVFICQNNQWAISIPRSAQTASATIAQKAIAYQMPGIQVDGNDALAMFRAVREALERAYAGEGPTLIEAVTYRLMMHTTADDPKKYRSEEEVARWWKRDPIPRLRKYMESRQVWTEKQEDALLASVRAEIEAAVKEFEAMSGFKPDLPFDHVFGAPHAEIEKQRAEFLAVLPMQEEQAHG; from the coding sequence ATGCCGCTCAAAGAGATTGAGCGCTTTTCCGTGTCGTATTTGCAGGTGCTCGACGAACACGGAAAACTCGACGCGAAACTCGACCCGAAAATCCCGAAGGACACCCTCGTTCGCCTCTATCACGCGATGGTGATGTCGCGCGAAACCGATCAGCGGATGCTCAAACTCCAGCGGCAGGGGCGAATCGGCACCTTTCCGCCGTCGACCGGGCAGGAAGCGCCGACGAGCGCCGCGGCGGCGGCCATGGGGCCAAAAGACTGGTTTGTGGGATGCTTTCGCGATCTGGGCGCGCGATGGCTGTTCGGAGAATCGATCGCTCGGTTCTTGCTCTACCACGCGGGCTGGGAGGAAGGAAATATCACGCCGGGAGTCGATCGCTGCCTGCCCATGTCGGTGCCGATCGCCTCGCAGATTCCGCACGCCGTCGGCGTCGCCTACGCCATGCAATATCGCGGCGACCGGGCCGCCGTCGTCACGCACTTCGGCGACGGCGCGACGTCGGAGGGCGACTTTCACGAGGCGATGAATTTCGCGGCGGTCTGGAAATCGCCCGTAGTCTTCATCTGCCAAAACAACCAGTGGGCGATCTCGATTCCGCGCTCGGCGCAGACGGCGTCGGCCACCATCGCGCAAAAAGCCATTGCCTATCAGATGCCCGGCATTCAGGTGGACGGCAACGACGCGCTTGCCATGTTCCGCGCGGTGCGCGAGGCGCTGGAGCGCGCATACGCCGGTGAGGGTCCCACGCTGATCGAGGCGGTCACCTACCGCCTGATGATGCACACCACCGCCGACGATCCGAAGAAGTACCGTTCAGAAGAAGAAGTGGCGCGCTGGTGGAAGCGCGATCCCATCCCGCGCCTGCGCAAATACATGGAGTCGCGCCAGGTCTGGACGGAGAAGCAGGAGGACGCGCTGCTCGCTTCGGTGCGCGCCGAGATCGAAGCGGCGGTGAAAGAGTTCGAGGCCATGTCGGGTTTCAAACCCGATCTGCCCTTCGACCACGTCTTCGGTGCGCCGCACGCCGAGATCGAAAAGCAGCGGGCCGAGTTCCTCGCCGTTCTCCCGATGCAGGAGGAACAGGCCCATGGCTAA
- the argB gene encoding acetylglutamate kinase: MAEHTLIESLKTAMPYIRKYRGETFVVKIGGRILGDAAALSSFAHQIAFLQQLSIRVIVVHGGGPQASDYQRRLGMEPQMIAGRRVTDEATLEVVKMVYGGLLNLNVLSALRANKVMAVGLSGLDANLVVTSRRAPMEVRLDDGSTDIVDYGCVGDVRAEQIDPKSLCVLCDAEIVPVVASLAADAEGNVLNVNADTMASEIAVALQAKKLVYLTDTIGLLRDKTDPKTLVPFATPEDIATMTAQGAIDGGMGPKVRACVRAATNGVKRTHIIHGLAEDSLLTELFTPEGCGTMIVGRPERDQYEQEI; the protein is encoded by the coding sequence ATGGCCGAGCACACGCTGATCGAATCGCTGAAAACCGCCATGCCCTACATCCGCAAGTATCGCGGAGAAACCTTCGTCGTGAAAATCGGCGGGCGCATTCTCGGCGACGCCGCCGCGCTATCGTCGTTCGCGCACCAGATCGCGTTTTTGCAGCAGCTTTCGATCCGCGTGATCGTCGTCCACGGCGGCGGACCCCAGGCGAGCGACTACCAGCGACGGCTCGGCATGGAACCGCAAATGATCGCCGGGCGGCGCGTCACCGACGAGGCGACCCTCGAGGTCGTCAAGATGGTGTACGGCGGCCTGCTCAACCTCAACGTGCTCTCCGCCCTGCGTGCGAACAAGGTCATGGCCGTGGGACTTTCCGGTCTCGACGCGAATCTGGTCGTCACCTCGCGACGCGCGCCGATGGAGGTGCGTCTCGATGACGGCTCCACCGACATCGTCGATTATGGCTGTGTGGGTGACGTGCGGGCCGAGCAGATCGACCCCAAGTCGCTATGTGTTTTGTGCGACGCGGAAATCGTTCCCGTCGTGGCGAGCCTCGCGGCCGACGCCGAGGGCAACGTGCTCAACGTCAACGCCGACACGATGGCGTCGGAGATCGCCGTCGCGCTTCAGGCGAAGAAGCTCGTGTACCTGACGGACACGATCGGCCTACTGCGCGACAAGACCGATCCGAAGACGCTCGTTCCCTTCGCCACGCCTGAAGACATCGCGACGATGACGGCGCAAGGCGCGATCGACGGCGGCATGGGACCCAAGGTCCGCGCTTGCGTTCGGGCGGCGACGAACGGCGTCAAGCGCACGCACATCATTCACGGTCTCGCCGAGGACAGCCTGCTCACCGAACTGTTCACGCCGGAAGGGTGCGGAACGATGATCGTCGGGCGGCCCGAGCGCGACCAGTACGAACAGGAAATCTGA
- a CDS encoding M20/M25/M40 family metallo-hydrolase has product MALADPVELLAELVRRPSITGDTRQVQRAATGWLRGFGVRAQNGTDGVTARIGRDGPALLFISHLDTVPPGEGWTVDPFGAQVRGGKLYGRGATDAKGSAAAMCAAFAELAADPKFHGHALLYLSSNEEGDVPSAIAAIPRLGPIGAAVVGEPTMCNVGVAQRGLLVLELRAMSEQVHAAHGREPSSALLLARDLARVCELEFPKVDPDLGGVRITPTRLAAGVADNVVPPSATAMLDVRTVPTYTHDEIKRRIQDACKHCRVSQIGTDWPSVRTPAGHRLLDLALRATGGETSVGAGASDWAFLGDVPAVKIGAGDTHISHRSDEHVAIAQVRKAAKIYTKLAKSYFAPARAAS; this is encoded by the coding sequence ATGGCCCTCGCCGACCCGGTCGAACTCCTCGCGGAACTCGTGCGTCGCCCTAGTATCACCGGCGACACGCGGCAAGTGCAGCGCGCCGCGACGGGCTGGCTTCGCGGTTTCGGCGTGCGAGCGCAAAACGGCACGGACGGTGTGACGGCGCGCATCGGTCGCGACGGTCCGGCGCTGCTGTTCATCTCGCATCTCGACACGGTCCCACCCGGCGAAGGCTGGACGGTCGATCCCTTCGGCGCTCAGGTACGCGGCGGCAAGCTCTACGGCCGGGGAGCGACCGACGCCAAGGGCTCCGCAGCCGCAATGTGCGCCGCGTTCGCCGAACTCGCCGCCGATCCGAAATTCCACGGCCACGCTCTGCTGTACCTGTCGTCGAACGAAGAAGGCGACGTGCCCTCGGCCATCGCGGCCATTCCCCGTCTCGGGCCGATCGGCGCCGCGGTGGTCGGCGAGCCGACGATGTGCAACGTCGGCGTCGCGCAGCGCGGGCTGCTGGTTCTGGAACTTCGCGCGATGTCCGAACAGGTCCACGCGGCACATGGGCGCGAACCGTCCTCGGCCCTGCTGCTGGCACGCGATCTGGCGCGCGTGTGCGAACTGGAATTTCCGAAGGTCGATCCCGATCTCGGCGGGGTGCGGATCACGCCGACGCGTCTCGCGGCGGGCGTGGCCGACAACGTCGTGCCGCCCTCGGCGACCGCGATGCTCGACGTGCGAACCGTCCCCACCTACACGCACGACGAGATCAAGCGACGAATTCAGGATGCGTGCAAGCACTGCCGCGTCAGCCAGATCGGCACCGACTGGCCGTCCGTACGCACCCCCGCCGGTCACCGGCTGCTGGACCTCGCGCTGCGCGCGACGGGAGGCGAGACCAGCGTGGGCGCGGGCGCGAGCGATTGGGCGTTTCTGGGCGATGTTCCCGCGGTTAAAATCGGCGCGGGCGATACACACATCTCGCACCGGTCCGACGAGCACGTCGCGATTGCGCAGGTGCGAAAGGCTGCGAAGATTTACACGAAACTCGCGAAGTCGTACTTCGCCCCGGCGCGGGCAGCGTCATGA
- a CDS encoding argininosuccinate synthase, which translates to MSESVKTCVLAYSGGLDTSIIIPWLKENYGCRVVAFAADIGQGLELDGLEEKALATGADRIVIADLREEFLREYVFPMMQAGAVYERRYLLGTSIARPLIAKRMMDIVEEEGADAVSHGCTGKGNDQVRFELTFRAFNPYVRIIAPWREWDIRSREDALRYAAERKIPVTASAEKIYSHDRNIWHMSSEGGELEDPWSEAPEKIYQLTKSAFDAPAEGETITIEFRSGSPVGMNGEELNPVVLLERLNELGGKHGIGRVDIVENRLVGMKSRGVYETPGGTILYAAHHELESLVLDAATMHFKNSLAPKYAEIVYNGLYFTPLREALDAFVASTQHNVTGSVRLTLYKGNVLVRGRKSPYSLYREDFATFGHADVYDQRDAEGFIELFGLPIRIRSMIEHSGHEDLVGYRAPNYSKFKRD; encoded by the coding sequence ATGAGTGAATCGGTGAAGACGTGCGTTTTGGCGTATTCCGGCGGTCTGGACACGAGCATCATCATCCCGTGGCTCAAGGAAAACTACGGCTGCCGCGTGGTGGCCTTCGCCGCGGACATCGGCCAGGGACTCGAACTCGACGGGCTGGAAGAAAAGGCGCTCGCGACCGGCGCGGACCGCATCGTCATCGCCGATTTGCGCGAGGAGTTTCTACGCGAATATGTCTTCCCGATGATGCAGGCGGGCGCGGTGTACGAGCGGCGTTATCTGCTCGGCACCTCGATCGCCCGGCCGCTGATCGCCAAACGGATGATGGACATCGTCGAAGAAGAAGGCGCGGACGCCGTTTCGCACGGGTGCACCGGCAAGGGCAACGACCAGGTGCGTTTCGAGCTGACGTTCCGCGCGTTCAACCCCTACGTGCGCATCATCGCGCCGTGGCGCGAGTGGGATATCCGCAGCCGCGAGGACGCGCTGCGCTACGCCGCCGAACGAAAAATCCCGGTCACCGCGAGTGCGGAGAAGATCTACAGCCACGACCGCAACATCTGGCACATGTCGAGCGAAGGCGGCGAGCTCGAGGACCCCTGGAGCGAAGCGCCGGAGAAGATCTACCAGCTCACAAAGAGCGCTTTTGACGCACCCGCCGAAGGCGAGACGATCACGATCGAGTTCCGTTCCGGCTCGCCGGTCGGCATGAACGGCGAGGAATTGAATCCCGTCGTGTTGCTGGAACGGCTCAACGAGCTCGGCGGAAAGCACGGCATCGGTCGCGTGGACATCGTGGAAAACCGCCTCGTCGGCATGAAAAGCCGCGGCGTGTACGAAACGCCGGGCGGAACGATCCTCTATGCCGCGCACCACGAACTCGAATCGCTGGTGCTCGACGCGGCGACGATGCATTTCAAGAACTCGCTCGCGCCCAAGTACGCGGAGATCGTCTACAACGGTCTGTATTTCACGCCGCTACGCGAGGCGCTCGACGCCTTCGTCGCGTCCACGCAGCACAACGTGACGGGATCCGTTCGGCTCACGCTCTACAAGGGCAACGTGCTCGTGCGAGGGCGCAAGAGCCCCTATTCGCTCTACCGTGAGGACTTCGCGACCTTCGGCCACGCCGACGTGTACGACCAGCGCGACGCGGAGGGGTTCATCGAGCTGTTCGGCCTGCCGATCAGGATCCGCAGCATGATCGAGCACTCGGGTCACGAGGATCTCGTCGGCTACCGCGCGCCCAACTACTCCAAGTTCAAGCGCGACTAG
- a CDS encoding alpha-ketoacid dehydrogenase subunit beta, whose amino-acid sequence MAKLTMVQGINLALHQEMERDGDVLVMGEDVGMDEGVFRVTAGLLAKYGSKRVIDTPLAEGAIIGTAIGMALAGLRPVCEMQFSGFSYLMVAQLEGHASRYRQRTQDRWTCPLVVRMPYGAGVRALEHHSESREHLYSTIPGVKVILPSGPRNARALLAAAIRDPDPVVFMEPKRSYRAFREEVPDEPETMEIGKSQLVEEGDDVTVVTWGAMMRPTLEGIELLRKSRGLKVDLIDLLTMTPMDSDTIVASVKKTGRCVVVQEAPKSVSISSEIVARINDEALMYLEAPVKRVTTWDTCTPYFGREMMYLPSPPRIAAAIEETLAF is encoded by the coding sequence ATGGCTAAACTGACGATGGTGCAGGGCATCAACCTCGCGCTGCATCAGGAAATGGAGCGCGACGGCGACGTGCTCGTCATGGGCGAGGACGTGGGAATGGATGAGGGCGTGTTCCGCGTGACGGCGGGACTGCTCGCGAAATACGGTTCGAAGCGCGTCATCGACACGCCGCTTGCCGAGGGCGCGATCATCGGAACGGCGATCGGCATGGCGCTCGCGGGGTTGCGTCCCGTGTGCGAGATGCAGTTCTCGGGTTTCTCGTACCTCATGGTGGCGCAGCTCGAGGGCCACGCGTCGCGCTACCGGCAACGGACGCAGGACCGCTGGACGTGCCCGCTCGTCGTGCGCATGCCGTACGGCGCGGGGGTGCGTGCGCTGGAGCATCACTCCGAGAGCCGCGAGCACCTCTACTCCACCATCCCGGGCGTTAAAGTGATTCTGCCGTCGGGTCCGCGCAACGCCCGCGCGCTGCTCGCCGCCGCGATTCGCGATCCCGACCCGGTCGTCTTCATGGAGCCCAAGCGCTCGTATCGCGCCTTTCGCGAAGAAGTCCCCGACGAGCCGGAGACGATGGAGATCGGCAAGTCGCAACTCGTGGAAGAGGGCGACGACGTCACGGTGGTGACCTGGGGTGCGATGATGCGCCCGACCCTCGAAGGCATCGAGCTGCTGCGCAAGTCGCGCGGGCTCAAAGTCGATCTGATCGACCTGCTCACGATGACGCCGATGGACAGCGACACCATCGTGGCGTCGGTGAAGAAGACCGGGCGGTGCGTCGTCGTGCAGGAAGCGCCGAAGTCGGTGAGCATCTCGTCCGAGATCGTCGCGCGCATCAACGACGAAGCGCTGATGTATCTCGAAGCGCCGGTGAAACGCGTGACGACGTGGGACACGTGCACGCCGTATTTCGGGCGCGAAATGATGTATCTGCCGAGCCCGCCGCGCATCGCGGCGGCCATCGAAGAAACCTTGGCATTCTGA